A genome region from Hymenobacter tibetensis includes the following:
- a CDS encoding sigma-54-dependent transcriptional regulator has product MPRILIIDDERAIRNTLKEILEYESYQVDQAEDGPTGLDMLIRDKYDVVLCDIKMPKMDGIEVLERARIVAPDSAFIMVSAHGNVEMAVDATKKGAYDFLQKPPDLNRLLVTVRNALDRTKLVAETKTLKKKVAKSSEMVGSSAALGAVRKAIEKVAPTDARVLITGPNGAGKEMVARQLHEQSNRSGGPLIEVNCAAIPSELIESELFGHEKGSFTSAVKQRIGKFEQADGGTLFLDEIGDMSLSAQAKVLRALQESKITRVGGEKEISVNVRVLAATNKNLLQEIADRNFREDLYHRLSVILIQVPSLNDRREDIPDLIQKFLQDIANDYGNKPKKIDPAALKYLQGLDWRGNIRELRNVVERLVIMSDDTISEADAKAFAGK; this is encoded by the coding sequence ATGCCCCGCATTCTCATCATCGACGACGAAAGAGCCATCCGCAATACGCTGAAGGAGATTCTCGAATATGAAAGCTACCAGGTAGACCAAGCCGAGGACGGCCCCACCGGCCTCGATATGCTAATTCGCGACAAATACGATGTAGTACTCTGTGACATTAAAATGCCGAAGATGGACGGCATCGAGGTATTGGAGCGGGCCCGCATTGTAGCTCCCGACTCGGCCTTTATCATGGTTTCGGCCCACGGCAACGTGGAAATGGCGGTGGATGCCACCAAGAAAGGCGCCTACGATTTCTTGCAAAAGCCACCAGATCTGAACCGCCTGCTTGTGACCGTCCGCAATGCGCTGGACCGCACCAAGCTGGTTGCCGAAACCAAGACCCTGAAGAAGAAGGTGGCCAAAAGCTCGGAAATGGTGGGCTCGTCGGCCGCATTAGGGGCTGTGCGCAAAGCCATTGAGAAAGTAGCTCCTACGGATGCACGCGTGCTCATCACCGGCCCCAACGGCGCCGGCAAAGAGATGGTAGCCCGCCAACTGCACGAGCAAAGCAACCGCTCTGGCGGTCCACTTATTGAAGTGAACTGCGCCGCCATTCCTTCCGAGTTGATTGAGAGTGAGCTATTCGGGCACGAGAAAGGCTCGTTCACGTCGGCCGTGAAGCAACGTATCGGCAAGTTCGAGCAGGCCGATGGCGGTACCTTGTTTTTGGATGAAATTGGCGACATGAGCCTCTCGGCCCAAGCCAAGGTGCTGCGGGCATTGCAGGAAAGCAAAATCACCCGCGTGGGAGGTGAAAAAGAAATTTCAGTAAACGTACGCGTGCTGGCGGCCACCAACAAGAATCTGCTCCAGGAAATAGCCGACCGTAATTTCCGCGAGGACTTGTACCACCGGCTCTCCGTTATCCTGATTCAGGTACCCTCCCTCAACGACCGGCGCGAAGACATTCCGGACTTGATTCAGAAGTTCCTCCAAGATATTGCCAACGACTACGGCAACAAACCCAAGAAGATAGACCCGGCCGCCCTCAAGTACTTGCAAGGCCTCGACTGGCGCGGCAATATCCGCGAACTGCGCAACGTGGTGGAACGCTTGGTCATCATGAGCGACGACACCATTTCGGAAGCCGACGCCAAGGCGTTTGCGGGCAAATAG
- a CDS encoding aminotransferase class V-fold PLP-dependent enzyme: MYTFNPGPSQVYPQVRQYLQDAFDEGWLSAPHRGERFTSLMRQTVAELKNKLNVPQDYTVFFMNSATECWEVLTQSLTPRKSFHLYSGAFGEKWYEYAKALRPATMGFPFGPDEVPDVTALPLPDSEIDLVCITQNETSNATQLRDGFILNLYNRIGNALLAVDATSSLGGIQMKYIKADVWYASVQKCFGLPAGLSLMILSPRAVDRFRQINERSHYNSLTAQYEKMLNFQTTHTPNVLGIYLLSRVLQDREPIKNVHQHLQERATKLYDYFEQATQLTPLINNPETRSTTVIGLQAAPALIDEVKRRALAQGLQLGNGYGSWKAGSLRIANFPAIPDEAFEQLVQFFAREFA; this comes from the coding sequence ATGTATACATTCAATCCGGGCCCGTCGCAAGTGTACCCACAGGTGCGCCAATATCTTCAGGATGCTTTTGATGAGGGCTGGCTGTCGGCTCCGCACCGGGGCGAGCGGTTCACGAGCCTTATGCGGCAAACCGTAGCCGAACTGAAAAACAAGCTCAACGTGCCCCAGGACTACACCGTGTTCTTCATGAACTCGGCCACCGAGTGCTGGGAAGTACTCACCCAAAGCCTGACCCCACGGAAGAGCTTCCATCTCTATAGCGGGGCTTTCGGCGAGAAGTGGTACGAATATGCCAAGGCCCTGCGGCCTGCTACCATGGGCTTCCCCTTCGGCCCCGACGAAGTACCCGACGTAACTGCCCTACCCCTCCCCGACTCGGAAATTGACTTGGTGTGCATCACCCAAAACGAAACCAGCAATGCCACCCAGCTGCGCGATGGTTTCATTCTGAATCTTTACAACCGGATTGGCAACGCCTTGCTGGCGGTTGATGCCACGTCGTCGTTGGGCGGCATCCAGATGAAGTACATCAAGGCCGATGTATGGTACGCCTCGGTGCAGAAGTGCTTCGGGTTGCCAGCGGGCTTGTCGCTGATGATTTTGTCTCCTCGGGCCGTGGACCGGTTCCGGCAAATCAATGAGCGCAGCCACTACAACTCGCTTACGGCGCAATACGAGAAGATGCTCAACTTCCAGACCACCCACACGCCCAACGTGTTAGGCATCTACTTGCTGAGCCGCGTACTGCAAGATCGGGAGCCCATCAAAAACGTGCACCAGCACCTGCAGGAGCGCGCCACCAAGCTCTACGACTACTTCGAGCAAGCCACGCAGCTCACGCCGCTCATCAACAACCCCGAAACCCGCTCGACCACTGTTATTGGGTTGCAAGCAGCCCCTGCCCTCATTGATGAGGTGAAGCGCCGGGCATTGGCCCAGGGCCTACAACTCGGCAACGGCTATGGTAGCTGGAAAGCAGGCAGTTTGCGCATCGCCAACTTCCCCGCCATCCCCGACGAGGCGTTCGAGCAGTTGGTGCAGTTCTTCGCTAGAGAGTTTGCTTAA
- the rnhA gene encoding ribonuclease HI: protein MIYLFTDGSSRGNPGPGGYGAILRFGQHEKELTEGFRLTTNNRMELLAIIVGLEAINRPELPITVVTDSKYVVDSVEKKWVFGWEKKADFGKKANEDLWRRFLKVYAQRKVSFKWVRGHNGHPENERCDQLAVRSATGSRLLVDEGYELIEARRG, encoded by the coding sequence TTGATCTACTTATTCACCGACGGCTCCTCGCGAGGGAATCCGGGCCCGGGCGGCTACGGGGCTATTCTGCGGTTTGGTCAGCACGAGAAAGAGCTAACCGAAGGCTTCCGCCTAACCACCAACAACCGCATGGAACTGCTGGCCATTATTGTGGGCTTGGAAGCCATCAACCGGCCGGAGCTACCCATCACCGTCGTGACGGACTCGAAATACGTGGTTGATTCGGTGGAAAAAAAGTGGGTATTCGGCTGGGAGAAGAAGGCCGACTTCGGCAAGAAAGCCAATGAGGACTTGTGGCGCCGTTTCCTGAAGGTGTACGCCCAGCGCAAGGTGTCGTTTAAGTGGGTGCGCGGCCACAACGGCCACCCCGAAAACGAGCGGTGCGACCAATTGGCTGTGCGCAGCGCCACCGGCAGCCGCCTCCTTGTTGATGAAGGTTACGAGCTAATTGAAGCACGGCGAGGGTAA
- the xerD gene encoding site-specific tyrosine recombinase XerD, which yields MTWSIIIRQFEGYLQLEKSLSANSVEAYVRDVGKLRYFLEIRHLPNKPKEVTTVLLREFLDWLGELGMSATSQARTLSGIKAFYSFMIMEDLLVIDPTDTLEAPKTGRKLPDTLSYEDIVQLLEAVDLSTAEGTRNRAILEVLYSSGLRVSELTELRLSNLYVDQGFVRVTGKGNKERLVPIGRDALKHVGFYLQGIRCHLDIKPGNEDFVFLNRRGAKLSRIMIFNIIKEAADKAGVRKSISPHTFRHSFATHLIEGGADLRAVQEMLGHESITTTEIYTHLDRDYLRQVITAFHPRS from the coding sequence ATGACTTGGTCTATCATTATTCGTCAGTTCGAAGGCTACTTGCAGCTGGAAAAGTCGCTCTCAGCTAATTCGGTGGAGGCCTACGTGCGCGACGTGGGCAAACTGCGGTACTTCCTGGAAATACGGCACCTGCCCAACAAACCCAAGGAAGTGACTACGGTGCTGCTGCGCGAGTTTCTGGACTGGCTTGGGGAGTTAGGGATGAGCGCCACGTCGCAGGCGCGCACGCTGTCTGGCATCAAGGCGTTCTACAGCTTCATGATTATGGAGGACCTGTTGGTCATTGACCCCACCGATACGCTGGAAGCCCCCAAAACTGGCCGCAAGCTCCCTGATACGCTCAGCTACGAAGACATTGTGCAGCTACTCGAAGCCGTGGACTTGAGTACGGCCGAGGGCACCCGCAACCGCGCTATTCTGGAGGTGCTCTATAGCTCTGGCCTGCGGGTGAGCGAGCTAACCGAACTGCGCCTTTCCAATTTGTACGTTGATCAGGGGTTTGTACGCGTAACGGGCAAAGGCAACAAGGAGCGCCTCGTTCCCATTGGCCGCGACGCACTGAAGCACGTGGGTTTCTACCTGCAAGGCATCCGCTGCCACCTCGACATCAAACCCGGCAACGAGGATTTCGTGTTCCTAAACCGCCGAGGAGCGAAGCTCTCCCGCATCATGATTTTCAACATCATCAAAGAAGCCGCCGACAAAGCCGGCGTACGCAAGAGCATCAGCCCCCACACCTTCCGACATTCTTTCGCCACGCACCTCATCGAAGGAGGGGCCGACTTACGGGCGGTGCAGGAAATGCTCGGCCACGAGAGCATTACCACCACCGAAATCTACACGCACCTCGACCGCGACTACCTACGCCAAGTTATCACCGCCTTTCATCCCCGTAGTTGA
- a CDS encoding alpha-ketoacid dehydrogenase subunit alpha/beta — MPTTETADLLAPTATSHKEEFLRDYRLGWESRHASLAGRKEVFMGKAKFGIFGDGKELPQLAMARAFRAGDWRAGYYRDQTFMLAIGELTLQQYFAQLYAHTDVEAEPATAGRAMNGHFATRILDEDGNFKNLATSKNSSADISPTAGQMPRLVGLAYASKLYRQNPGLQQYNQFSVNGNEVAFGTIGNASTSEGMFFEALNAAGVLQIPMLMSVWDDHYGISVPAEYQTTKQSISAILMGLQREGEGEPGFEIFVVKGWDYVALLDTYQRAAEVCRTQHVPVLIHVTEVTQPQGHSTSGSHERYKSKDRLVWEQEHDCLVKMKQWLMTEGHATEDELNQIESEAREAVKVARTTAWAAFFNPIKEERDEVVVHLRKLVTDASNNTDLSELVEQLANNQTPIRADLVRTVRQALRQVRGLRSGARRNLLNWLDQALADNADRYNSYLFSQSEEAVGNIEVVPAAYAPDATQVDAREVLQACFDANFQRDPRIFAIGEDVGRIGDVNQAFAGLQEKFGDLRVTDTGIRECTIVGQGIGAALRGLRPITEIQYLDYLLYAIQILSDDVANLQYRTKGGQKAPLIVRTRGHRLEGIWHSGSPIQMILGAIRGIHLCVPRNMTQAAGFYNTLLRSDEPAIVIEPLNGYRLKERIPSNIGEFTLPLGVPEVLREGTDLTIVTYGSMCRIVLEAAKQLAEVDISVEVLDVQTLLPFDLEHVIADSIQKTNRVLFTDEDVPGGATAYMLQQVLDDQDAYRYLDSAPRCLAAQAHRPPYGSDGDYFSKPNSEDVFDTVYEMMHEVDPKRFPAIY; from the coding sequence ATGCCCACGACCGAAACTGCCGACCTGCTGGCCCCTACGGCCACTTCACACAAAGAAGAATTTCTGCGCGACTACCGCCTTGGGTGGGAAAGCCGGCACGCCTCCTTGGCGGGCCGCAAAGAAGTGTTTATGGGCAAAGCCAAGTTCGGCATCTTCGGCGACGGCAAGGAACTGCCCCAGCTGGCCATGGCCCGCGCCTTCCGCGCCGGCGACTGGCGCGCCGGCTACTACCGCGACCAGACGTTTATGCTCGCCATCGGCGAGCTAACCCTGCAGCAGTATTTCGCCCAGCTGTACGCCCACACCGATGTGGAAGCGGAGCCTGCCACGGCCGGCCGCGCTATGAATGGCCACTTCGCCACCCGCATTCTGGACGAAGACGGCAACTTCAAGAATCTGGCGACCAGCAAGAACTCCTCGGCTGATATTTCGCCTACCGCCGGCCAGATGCCTCGCCTTGTAGGTTTGGCGTATGCCTCCAAGCTCTACCGGCAAAACCCAGGGCTGCAGCAGTACAACCAGTTTTCGGTGAACGGCAACGAGGTAGCGTTCGGCACGATTGGCAACGCCAGTACTTCCGAAGGCATGTTCTTCGAGGCCCTCAATGCAGCCGGAGTGCTGCAGATTCCGATGCTGATGAGCGTCTGGGACGACCACTACGGTATTTCGGTGCCCGCTGAGTACCAAACCACCAAACAAAGCATTTCCGCCATTCTGATGGGCTTGCAGCGCGAGGGCGAAGGTGAGCCGGGCTTCGAGATTTTCGTGGTAAAAGGCTGGGACTATGTAGCGCTCCTCGACACCTACCAGCGGGCGGCCGAGGTGTGCCGCACGCAGCATGTACCCGTGCTTATTCACGTTACGGAAGTAACGCAGCCGCAGGGCCACAGCACTAGCGGCTCGCACGAGCGGTACAAATCCAAGGACCGCTTGGTGTGGGAGCAGGAGCACGACTGCCTGGTGAAAATGAAGCAGTGGCTGATGACCGAAGGCCACGCCACTGAAGACGAACTCAACCAAATTGAGAGCGAAGCACGGGAAGCTGTAAAAGTGGCCCGTACCACGGCGTGGGCGGCCTTCTTCAACCCCATCAAAGAGGAGCGCGACGAGGTGGTAGTTCACTTGCGTAAGCTAGTAACTGATGCCAGCAACAATACCGACTTGTCGGAACTGGTGGAACAACTGGCGAACAACCAGACCCCCATCCGAGCTGATTTAGTGCGCACCGTGCGCCAAGCCTTGCGCCAAGTGCGCGGCCTGCGTAGCGGCGCCCGCCGCAACCTGCTCAACTGGCTAGACCAAGCGCTGGCCGATAACGCAGACCGGTACAATTCTTACCTCTTCAGCCAGAGCGAAGAAGCGGTTGGCAATATAGAAGTAGTACCCGCCGCCTATGCCCCCGACGCAACACAAGTTGATGCCCGCGAGGTGTTACAAGCCTGTTTCGACGCCAATTTTCAACGCGACCCGCGCATTTTTGCCATCGGCGAGGATGTCGGCCGCATCGGTGACGTCAATCAGGCCTTTGCGGGCTTGCAAGAGAAGTTCGGCGATTTGCGCGTGACGGACACTGGTATCCGTGAATGCACTATTGTAGGGCAGGGGATTGGTGCCGCCTTGCGCGGCCTACGCCCTATCACTGAAATTCAGTATCTGGACTACCTGCTGTACGCCATCCAGATTCTGTCGGATGATGTGGCCAACCTGCAGTACCGCACCAAAGGTGGGCAGAAGGCGCCGCTCATCGTGCGCACCCGTGGCCACCGTCTGGAAGGTATCTGGCATTCTGGTTCCCCCATCCAGATGATTCTGGGAGCTATTCGTGGTATCCACCTCTGCGTACCCCGTAACATGACCCAGGCCGCTGGTTTCTATAACACGCTGCTACGCTCGGATGAGCCAGCTATCGTGATTGAGCCTCTGAACGGCTACCGCCTCAAAGAGCGAATCCCGAGCAACATAGGCGAGTTCACGTTGCCGCTTGGTGTGCCAGAAGTGCTGCGCGAAGGCACCGACCTAACCATTGTGACCTACGGCTCGATGTGCCGGATTGTGCTGGAAGCCGCCAAGCAACTAGCAGAGGTTGACATTTCAGTGGAAGTGCTGGATGTACAAACGCTGTTGCCCTTTGACCTGGAGCACGTCATTGCTGACAGCATTCAGAAAACCAATCGGGTACTCTTCACTGATGAAGATGTGCCGGGTGGTGCCACCGCGTATATGCTCCAGCAAGTGCTCGACGACCAGGATGCCTACCGCTACCTCGATTCGGCTCCGCGTTGCCTGGCCGCTCAAGCACACCGCCCGCCTTACGGCTCCGATGGGGACTACTTCTCGAAGCCTAACTCCGAAGACGTGTTTGACACCGTGTACGAGATGATGCACGAAGTGGACCCTAAGCGGTTTCCGGCTATATACTAA
- a CDS encoding DUF1573 domain-containing protein yields MKHFASLFFAVLLSFGAQAQGVITFEKELHDFGSVPEGTMATHEFKFKNTGNQPVVIANVQASCGCTTPDWTKTPVLPGKSGIIKAMYSSAGRPGVFNKTVTVTSNASVPSKVLTIKGDVVNKEQAKATMTPAQLAQSPRLALDRTAHDFGKIESGQQPSAKFTVKNTGKQPLELGMITSACNCIGYKSVPPVVKPGQSAVVELLYAQRQTGQMSDVATLSSNDLSGDVKVTLKANIVRDLTGSSMVKESSATVPFK; encoded by the coding sequence ATGAAACACTTTGCCTCTCTGTTTTTCGCCGTGCTGCTGTCCTTTGGGGCGCAGGCTCAAGGCGTCATAACCTTTGAAAAAGAGCTGCATGACTTCGGCAGTGTGCCCGAAGGCACGATGGCTACGCACGAGTTCAAGTTCAAAAACACAGGCAATCAGCCCGTCGTTATTGCCAATGTGCAGGCTTCGTGCGGTTGCACTACCCCTGACTGGACCAAAACGCCGGTGCTGCCGGGCAAATCGGGCATTATAAAAGCTATGTACAGTAGTGCCGGGCGGCCCGGCGTGTTCAACAAAACCGTTACGGTAACAAGCAACGCCTCTGTACCCAGCAAGGTGCTTACCATTAAGGGCGACGTAGTGAACAAGGAGCAGGCCAAGGCTACCATGACGCCAGCCCAGTTGGCGCAGTCGCCTCGCCTGGCCCTGGACCGCACCGCCCACGACTTCGGAAAAATAGAGTCGGGACAGCAGCCCAGCGCGAAATTCACCGTGAAAAACACGGGCAAGCAACCCCTAGAACTGGGTATGATAACCTCGGCTTGCAACTGCATCGGCTACAAGTCGGTGCCACCGGTAGTGAAACCGGGCCAAAGTGCCGTGGTGGAATTGCTCTACGCCCAGCGCCAAACTGGCCAGATGTCGGATGTGGCTACGCTTAGCTCCAACGACTTGAGCGGCGACGTAAAAGTGACACTGAAGGCCAACATCGTGCGCGACCTGACCGGCAGCAGCATGGTGAAGGAAAGCAGCGCGACCGTACCGTTCAAATAG
- the ald gene encoding alanine dehydrogenase, producing MIIGVPKEIKNNENRVGLTPAGVAELRKHGHELYVQSTAGLGSGFLDAEYEEAGATILSSIDEVYGKAEMIVKVKEPIAQEYPLIKENQLLFTYFHFASGEELTHAMIERKAICLAYETVELSNRALPLLIPMSEVAGRMAPQEGAKYLEKPLKGRGILLGGVPGVKPAEVLVLGAGIVGTQAAKIAAGLGAQVTIMDISLNRLRELDDFMPKNVVTQYSNEYNIRAAIKTADLIIGAVLIPGAKAPHLITRDMLKTMKPGTVLVDVAVDQGGCIETCRPTTHEDPTFIIDDIVHYCVANMPGAVPYTSTLALTNATLPYAVKLANLGWQEACRRDEALRLGLNVVHGEVVYKGVAEAWNLPLVDVHNVLEEAAV from the coding sequence ATGATCATCGGCGTACCGAAAGAAATTAAGAACAACGAAAACCGCGTAGGCCTGACCCCTGCTGGCGTTGCTGAACTCCGTAAGCACGGCCACGAGCTGTACGTGCAAAGTACCGCTGGCCTCGGCAGTGGTTTCCTCGATGCTGAGTACGAGGAAGCTGGCGCCACTATCCTCTCTTCCATAGACGAGGTGTACGGCAAGGCTGAAATGATTGTGAAGGTGAAGGAGCCGATTGCTCAGGAGTATCCACTCATCAAGGAGAATCAGCTGCTGTTCACGTACTTCCACTTTGCCTCGGGCGAGGAGCTAACCCACGCCATGATCGAGCGCAAGGCTATTTGCCTAGCCTACGAAACCGTGGAGCTTTCCAATCGGGCCCTACCCCTGCTCATTCCGATGAGTGAAGTAGCAGGCCGGATGGCTCCTCAGGAAGGTGCCAAATACTTGGAGAAGCCCCTGAAAGGCCGCGGCATTCTGCTGGGCGGCGTGCCCGGCGTGAAGCCAGCCGAGGTGCTGGTACTAGGTGCGGGCATCGTGGGCACGCAGGCCGCCAAAATTGCAGCTGGCCTGGGCGCTCAAGTAACCATCATGGATATCAGCCTGAACCGTCTGCGGGAACTGGACGACTTCATGCCGAAGAATGTGGTGACGCAGTATTCCAATGAGTACAACATTCGCGCAGCCATCAAAACGGCCGACCTCATTATTGGTGCCGTCTTGATTCCGGGCGCGAAGGCTCCGCACCTCATTACCCGTGATATGCTCAAGACCATGAAGCCCGGTACCGTGCTCGTGGACGTGGCCGTGGACCAGGGTGGCTGCATCGAAACCTGCCGCCCCACCACGCACGAAGATCCCACCTTCATCATCGACGACATTGTGCACTACTGCGTGGCCAACATGCCAGGTGCCGTGCCTTATACCTCAACGCTGGCCCTCACCAACGCCACCCTCCCCTACGCCGTGAAACTGGCGAACCTGGGCTGGCAGGAAGCGTGCCGCCGCGACGAGGCCCTGCGCCTCGGCCTGAACGTGGTGCATGGCGAAGTGGTGTACAAAGGTGTGGCGGAAGCCTGGAACCTGCCGCTGGTTGATGTACACAACGTGCTGGAAGAAGCAGCCGTTTAA
- a CDS encoding MarC family protein produces MFSLKEIFSVTLTLFAVIDVLGSIPIIIQIRQREGKIHSEKATLVAGVLMVVFLFLGQSILSLFGVDYQSFALAGAIIIFLIGMEMILGIQLFRHDPLATTGSIVPLAFPIIVGAGTMTTLLSLRAAYSLPNVLVGIGLNLVFVYLVLKSSAWIERKLGKAGEDILRRVFGVILLAIAIKLFKSNF; encoded by the coding sequence ATGTTTAGCCTCAAGGAAATCTTCTCGGTTACACTCACGCTTTTCGCCGTGATTGATGTACTGGGGTCCATTCCCATCATCATTCAGATTCGGCAGCGCGAGGGCAAGATTCACTCCGAAAAAGCCACCCTGGTAGCTGGTGTGCTTATGGTGGTATTCTTGTTCTTGGGCCAGAGCATTCTATCCTTGTTTGGGGTTGACTACCAATCGTTTGCACTAGCGGGCGCCATCATCATCTTCCTAATCGGCATGGAGATGATACTCGGCATCCAACTGTTTCGCCACGACCCGTTAGCTACTACCGGCTCCATTGTGCCGCTAGCATTTCCCATCATCGTGGGTGCTGGCACCATGACCACGCTGCTTTCGCTTCGCGCAGCCTACTCCCTGCCTAACGTACTGGTAGGCATTGGCTTGAACCTCGTATTTGTGTATTTGGTACTCAAGAGCAGCGCCTGGATAGAGCGTAAGCTAGGCAAAGCCGGCGAAGATATTCTGCGCCGGGTGTTTGGCGTGATTCTGTTGGCTATTGCCATCAAGCTGTTTAAGTCGAATTTCTAG
- a CDS encoding long-chain-fatty-acid--protein ligase encodes MSFREEHLHQLSNLTATNVAAVALQLFRHQAVHCPPYRAYIAALGCNPSAITTPTDIPFLPIEFFKTHDVRTEPALWEPQELFLSSGTTLQQRSQHHVRDPQLYRHNAARIFEQYYGPLTTWTFLALLPSYLEQGHSSLVAMVDYFAKQSGQRQAAFFLHDHTALLQALREAKQDGNRRVMLFGVSYALLDLAAEVGAAPELQDLTVLETGGMKGRRREMIREELHHELQQVFGPAGIHSEYGMTELLSQAYSLGDGRFHAPPQLHVLLRDPADPFSVSTSRPDGAINVIDLANVDSCAFIETKDLARMHHDGSFEVLGRLDNSDVRGCNQMV; translated from the coding sequence ATGAGTTTCCGCGAAGAGCACCTACATCAGTTATCCAACCTGACTGCCACCAACGTGGCAGCAGTGGCCTTACAACTATTTCGGCACCAGGCAGTGCATTGCCCACCTTATAGAGCATATATAGCCGCACTTGGTTGCAACCCATCTGCAATAACCACACCGACGGACATTCCTTTTCTGCCCATCGAATTCTTTAAAACCCACGATGTACGTACTGAGCCGGCTCTTTGGGAACCCCAGGAGTTGTTTCTAAGCAGCGGGACCACCTTGCAGCAGCGCAGCCAGCACCACGTCCGCGACCCTCAGCTGTACCGCCATAACGCGGCTCGCATTTTCGAGCAGTACTACGGCCCGCTTACCACTTGGACATTTCTGGCGCTGTTGCCGTCCTACTTAGAGCAGGGGCATTCCTCGTTGGTGGCGATGGTTGATTATTTCGCCAAGCAATCTGGACAACGCCAGGCGGCGTTTTTTCTACACGACCACACGGCCTTGCTACAGGCTCTGCGTGAAGCAAAGCAAGATGGTAACCGCCGAGTCATGCTGTTTGGCGTGAGCTACGCACTGCTCGACCTCGCGGCCGAGGTAGGGGCGGCTCCAGAACTGCAAGATTTGACGGTGCTGGAAACGGGCGGTATGAAGGGACGCCGCCGCGAAATGATTCGCGAGGAACTGCACCACGAATTGCAGCAGGTATTTGGGCCTGCCGGAATTCACTCTGAATACGGCATGACCGAATTGCTAAGCCAAGCCTACAGCCTCGGTGACGGCCGCTTCCACGCGCCACCGCAACTACACGTGCTGCTCCGCGACCCTGCTGACCCGTTCTCCGTTTCCACCTCCCGTCCTGATGGGGCCATCAACGTCATTGATCTGGCCAATGTGGATAGCTGTGCCTTCATTGAAACCAAAGACCTGGCCCGCATGCACCATGATGGCTCGTTTGAAGTACTAGGCCGCCTAGATAACTCGGATGTGCGTGGGTGCAACCAAATGGTGTAA
- the aroQ gene encoding type II 3-dehydroquinate dehydratase, which translates to MQLLILNGPNLNLLGRREPGIYGTRSFEDYLPELRTAFPDLTIEYFQSNHEGQLLDKLHEVGYTYHGIVLNAGGYTHTSVAIADAVAAINAPVVEVHLSNLHAREEFRQKSLLGKHCVGTISGFKLESYRLAVQYFDSLRPKRLGFKV; encoded by the coding sequence ATGCAGCTTCTCATCCTCAACGGCCCCAACCTCAACCTATTAGGCCGGCGCGAGCCCGGCATCTACGGTACCCGCTCCTTCGAAGACTACTTGCCCGAGCTACGCACGGCTTTTCCGGACCTTACCATCGAATATTTCCAAAGCAACCACGAAGGGCAGTTGCTGGATAAGCTGCACGAAGTGGGGTACACATACCATGGCATAGTTCTTAATGCCGGTGGCTACACCCACACCAGCGTAGCCATTGCCGACGCAGTAGCGGCCATCAACGCTCCCGTGGTGGAAGTGCACTTAAGCAACCTGCACGCCCGCGAAGAGTTCCGCCAGAAAAGCCTGCTTGGGAAGCATTGCGTGGGTACCATTAGCGGTTTCAAGCTGGAAAGCTACCGGCTAGCTGTGCAATATTTCGATAGCCTTCGGCCGAAGCGCTTGGGCTTCAAAGTGTAG